A section of the Dromaius novaehollandiae isolate bDroNov1 chromosome 6, bDroNov1.hap1, whole genome shotgun sequence genome encodes:
- the KIF11 gene encoding kinesin-like protein KIF11 isoform X4: MVFGAQAKQIDVYRSVVCPILDEVIMGYNCTVFAYGQTGTGKTFTMEGERSPNEEYTWEEDPLAGIIPRTLHQIFEKLTENGTEFSVKVSLLEIYNEELFDLLNPTPDVGERLQMFDDPRNKRGVIIKGLEEITVHNKNEVYQILERGAAKRTTAATYMNAYSSRSHSVFSITIHMKETTIDGEELVKIGKLNLVDLAGSENIGRSGAVDKRAREAGNINQSLLTLGRVITALVERAPHIPYRESKLTRILQDSLGGRTKTSIIATVSPASINLEETLSTLEYAHRAKNIMNKPEVNQKLTKRALIKEYTEEIERLKRDLAAAREKNGVYISLENYEALNGKLTVQEEQIAEYIDKISAMEEEVKRITELFTVNKNELEQCKTDLQMKEKELEETQKDLQDTKAHLAEEEYVVSILENTEEKLHGTASKLLSTVEETTKDVSGLHAKLDRKKAVDQHNTVVQNTFARQMNVLFNKIQDSVSENSLKQQHILTSYTNVLGDLLSTSSSAANVLVSIVSASFASVEERVSTEVSCVSEKILQHETLSLESKAELLRLIEEHTSGLRSALNSLTPMVEFVLGLNCQFQNNMKKYSAMAVEMEGHKKEMNTFFGDLCLALKKLQEETASVFSQLQNDCENLKEEVEMTRIAHTKSTAELISSLQSQLDLFAQETQKNLTGVLAKNGSLKTTITAVQENVHLKTTDLVSSTTSNHNKFTASLNNFSQELRDINCENRKMLEESTDHCQQLLSNLTNMSQDTDKWCEFTTAQVVSFTDQQLLSFGNEKQHLQCLQKKTKESCDGAVAEIADHIGRQKAAGEKAANGLLDQIKVDWEILLEQKLALDEEAHHGLTQVNGFLQEDLKVDIPTGTTPQRRDYFYPVTLVRTEPRELLLEQLRQKQPKLDAMLNGFPKEVGENADQDLLEEEEVVQESNESLVSDKSLLDTNICCNTNGGIPFFQHKRSHKKDKENKSTAAWEKTKTEDMMEQFLPKSKLPLRSLN; encoded by the exons ATG GTTTTTGGAGCTCAGGCAAAGCAGATTGATGTATACCGGAGTGTTGTGTGTCCCATTTTGGATGAAGTTATTATGGGCTACAACTGTACAGTGTTTGC CTATGGCCAAACTGGTACTGGAAAGACCTTCACAATGGAGGGGGAGCGGTCACCCAATGAAGAATATACTTGGGAAGAG GATCCACTAGCAGGTATAATACCCCGTACACTGcatcaaatatttgaaaaactcACAGAGAATGGTACTGAATTTTCTGTGAAAGTATCTCTTTTGGAAATCTATAACGAGGAGCTTTTTGATCTTCTGAATCCTACTCCTGATGTTGGAGAAAGACTGCAGATGTTTGATGATCCCCGAAACAAG AGAGGTGTAATTATTAAAGGCTTGGAAGAAATAACTGTGCACAACAAAAATGAAGTATATCAAATCTTGGAAAGGGGTGCAGCCAAAAGAACTACTGCAGCTACTTATATGAATGCATATTCCAG TCGTTCCCATTCTGTGTTTTCAATTACCATCCATATGAAAGAAACTACAATAGATGGAGAAGAGCTTGTTAAAATTGGGAAGCTAAACTTG GTTGATCTTGCAGGAAGTGAAAACATCGGTCGGTCTGGGGCAGTTGACAAAAGAGCTCGTGAAGCTGGAAATATCAACCAGTCTCTCCTGACTCTAGGAAGAGTTATTACTGCCCTTGTAGAAAGAGCCCCGCACATTCCATACAGGGAATCTAAACTCACAAGAATCCTTCAGGACTCTCTTGGGGGACGAACAAAAACGTCAATAATTGCCACAGTTTCTCCTGCGTCTATAAATCTTGAG GAAACATTAAGTACACTGGAATATGCCCACAGAGCAAAGAACATAATGAACAAGCCTGAAGTTAATCAGAAGCTGACAAAAAGAGCTCTTATTAAG gaaTATACTGAAGAGATTGAGCGTCTGAAACGAGACCTTGCTGCTGCACGAGAGAAAAATGGCGTCTATATTTCCCTTGAAAATTATGA aGCCCTTAACGGAAAGCTGACGGTTCAGGAAGAACAAATTGCAGAGTATATTGACAAAATCAGTGCTATGGAGGAAGAAGTAAAAAGA ATCACCGAGCTATTCACAGTTAACAAAAATGAACTTGAACAATGTAAAACAGATCTGCAAATGAAGGAGAAAGAACtggaagaaacacagaaagatcTGCAAGACACCAAGGCTCATCTGGCTGAGGAAGAATACGTGGTTTCCATATTGGAAAATACGGAAGAAAAGCTTCACGGCACAGCTAGCAAG ttGCTTAGTACTGTTGAAGAAACTACAAAAGACGTATCTGGTCTCCATGCAAAACTGGATCGTAAGAAGGCTGTTGATCAACACAATACTGTTGTCCAAAACACGTTTGCAAGACAAATGAATGTTTTATTCAACAAAATACAAGATTCAGTTAGTGAGAACAGTTTGAAGCAGCAACACATATTGACATCTTACACAAATGTTTTAG gtgACCTCCTATCTACTAGTTCTTCAGCAGCTAATGTCCTTGTATCCATTGTATCGGCATCTTTTGCCTCTGTTGAAGAACGGGTATCTACTGAAGTTTCTTGTGTGTCTGAAAAAATACTACAACATGAGACTCTGTCACTTGAGAGCAAAGCTGAGCTGCTGAGATTGATT GAGGAGCATACATCTGGATTAAGAAGTGCATTAAATAGTTTGACACCAATGGTAGAATTTGTCCTGGGGCTAAACTGTCAGTTTCAgaataacatgaaaaaatattctgctaTGGCTGTCGAG ATGGAGGGCCATAAAAAGGAAATGAATACCTTCTTTGGAGATCTCTGTCTCGCTCTGaaaaaattacaggaagaaaCAGCCAGTGTTTTTTCTCAGCTTCAGAATGATTGTGAGAATTTAAAAGAAGAAGTGGAAATGACGAGGATTGCGCATACAAAG AGCACAGCTGAATTAATATCCTCACTGCAAAGCCAGCTTGACCTGTTTGCTCAGGAGACTCAGAAGAATTTAACTGGTGTACTGGCAAAAAATGGGAGTTTGAAGACCACCATCACTGCTGTGCAAGAAAATGTTCACCT GAAAACTACAGACCTAGTCAGCAGTACAACTTCTAACCACAACAAATTTACTGCATCTCTGAATAATTTCTCTCAAGAGCTCAGGGATATAAATTGTGAAAATAGGAAGATGCTGGAGGAATCCACTGACCACTGCCAGCAGCTTCTCAGCAATCTCACAAACATGTCTCAGGATACTGATAAATGGTGTGAATTTACAACTGCTCAAGTAGTCAGCTTTACTGATCAGCAGCTATTGTCATTTGGCAATGAGAAACAACACCTTCAATGTTTACAAAAG aaaaccaaaGAGAGCTGTGATGGAGCAGTTGCTGAAATTGCTGACCATATTGGTAGACAAAAGGCTGCGGGAGAGAAGGCAGCAAATGGCCTCCTTGATCAGATAAAGGTTGATTGGGAGATACTTCTGGAGCAGAAGCTGGCACTTGATGAGGAAGCACACCATGGACTGACTCAGGTTAATGGCTTCTTGCAAGAGGATCTTAAAGTGGATATTCCAACAG GTACAACTCCACAGAGAAGAGACTACTTCTATCCAGTCACACTTGTGAGAACAGAACCTCGGGAACTGTTGCTGGAGCAATTAAGGCAAAAGCAACCGAAGCTTGATGCTATGCTAAATGGTTTCCCAAAGGAAGTGGGAGAGAATGCAGATCAG GACttactggaagaggaggaggtggtgcAGGAATCCAATGAAAGTCTTGTCAGTGACAAATCCTTGCTGGATACAAACATATGCTGCAACACAAATGGTGGCATTCCCTTTTTCCAG CACAAAAGGAGTCACAAAAAAGATAAAGAGAACAAATCTACAGCTGCATGGGAGAAGACCAAAACAGAGGATATGATGGAGCAGTTTCTTCCAAAATCTAAGCTTCCTTTAAGATCACTGAACTAA